A DNA window from Nitrospinota bacterium contains the following coding sequences:
- the trpD gene encoding anthranilate phosphoribosyltransferase — MSFLATLHKVVAGNDLEESEMVSAMTCIMEGEVTDAQLAAFLTALHLKGEVVAEIVGAARVMRAKAEKLDIKATPLIDTCGTGGDGADTFNISTASALVTAGAGVNVAKHGNRAVSSRSGSADVLKCLGVNIDAGLSTVERCVEEVGIGFLFAPLLHKAMKHAAPVRKELGFRTIFNVLGPLTNPANAHAQVLGVFDVNLIQPLAEVLCNLGSRHALVVHGSDGLDEITLTGISHVAELKNGKVLSYSLDPVKLGFRTCSPDDLKGGAPEENAEMIRNILSGDKGPHRDIVLLNSAAAIYVAGKADTLESGIQCAVDSIESGKARDKLKDLCRITCS; from the coding sequence ATGAGTTTCCTTGCAACGCTCCATAAAGTTGTTGCGGGCAATGACCTTGAAGAGAGTGAAATGGTTTCTGCCATGACCTGTATCATGGAAGGGGAGGTCACTGATGCTCAACTCGCTGCTTTCTTAACTGCATTGCATTTGAAGGGTGAAGTCGTTGCTGAAATTGTTGGCGCGGCACGTGTGATGAGGGCTAAGGCTGAGAAACTTGATATTAAGGCAACTCCTCTCATCGATACGTGTGGAACCGGTGGTGATGGTGCTGACACCTTTAATATTTCAACCGCCAGCGCTTTGGTGACGGCAGGTGCGGGAGTTAATGTGGCCAAGCATGGTAACCGGGCTGTATCCAGCAGGTCTGGCAGTGCGGATGTTTTAAAATGCCTTGGGGTGAATATTGATGCCGGTTTGTCAACGGTAGAGCGTTGTGTAGAAGAGGTTGGTATAGGGTTTTTGTTTGCTCCCTTGCTGCATAAAGCCATGAAGCATGCTGCCCCTGTTAGAAAAGAACTTGGATTTCGTACGATCTTTAACGTTTTAGGTCCTTTGACAAATCCAGCGAATGCCCATGCACAGGTGCTGGGTGTCTTTGATGTTAATTTGATTCAGCCGCTGGCTGAGGTGCTGTGTAACCTGGGCAGCAGGCACGCCTTGGTGGTACATGGCTCGGATGGTTTAGATGAGATCACTCTGACCGGTATAAGTCATGTGGCAGAATTGAAAAATGGAAAAGTTTTAAGTTATAGTCTGGATCCTGTAAAACTAGGTTTTAGAACTTGTAGTCCTGATGACCTCAAAGGGGGAGCGCCTGAGGAAAATGCTGAAATGATCAGGAATATTCTGAGTGGAGATAAAGGTCCGCATAGGGACATCGTTTTGCTGAATTCTGCCGCGGCCATTTATGTGGCTGGGAAGGCAGACACTCTGGAATCGGGTATCCAATGCGCTGTTGATTCTATCGAATCCGGAAAAGCGCGAGACAAACTTAAGGATTTATGCCGGATCACTTGCTCTTAA